Proteins encoded by one window of Salvia splendens isolate huo1 chromosome 7, SspV2, whole genome shotgun sequence:
- the LOC121741116 gene encoding transcription factor KUA1-like isoform X1 — MGVRKCSKCGKTGHNSRTCRNNSSKTEENCGQIMKLFGVELAKVPSTNHGFGLFNYNNTELISSSDQDSDKLKHVRALNQGQRKKGIPWSEEEHRLFLVGLEKLGKGNWRGISRNFVTTRTSTQVASHAQKYFLRRNNANKNKFTPTVLSMQVRQNEGQFSIYPTKKALPQFWRLFNNCATQNSPCSLELSLGAPPPLWEPRPIVYVLKKI, encoded by the exons ATGGGCGTGAGGAAATGCTCCAAGTGTGGGAAAACAGGTCACAATTCAAGAACTTGCAGGAACAATTCATCCAAGACAGAAGAGAATTGTGGTCAAATTATGAAGCTTTTTGGTGTGGAGTTAGCAAAAGTGCCATCTACTAACCATGGATTTGGGCTTTTCAATTATAATAACACTGAACTGATTTCATCTTCCGACCAAGATTCTGACAAACTTAAGCACGTTAGAGCACTTAATCAAGGGCAGAGGAAAAAGG GTATACCATGGAGTGAAGAGGAGCATAGGTTATTTCTGGTTGGGCTTGAAAAGCTAGGAAAAGGGAATTGGAGAGGAATTTCAAGAAATTTTGTAACCACAAGAACTTCTACACAAGTAGCTAGTCATgctcaaaaatattttcttcgACGAAATAACGCCAACAAAAATAAATTCACTCCTACAGTCCTCTCCATG CAGGTGCGGCAAAATGAAGGGCAGTTTAGCATTTACCCAACGAAAAAAGCATTGCCACAATTTTGGAGATTATTCAATAATTGTGCCACTCAAAATTCACCCTGCAGCTTGGAGCTTAGTCTCGGTGCTCCGCCGCCGCTTTGGGAACCACGCCCCATTGTGTATGTGCTCAAAAAAATATAG
- the LOC121741116 gene encoding transcription factor KUA1-like isoform X2 has product MGVRKCSKCGKTGHNSRTCRNNSSKTEENCGQIMKLFGVELAKVPSTNHGFGLFNYNNTELISSSDQDSDKLKHVRALNQGQRKKGIPWSEEEHRLFLVGLEKLGKGNWRGISRNFVTTRTSTQVASHAQKYFLRRNNANKNKFTPTVLSMVRQNEGQFSIYPTKKALPQFWRLFNNCATQNSPCSLELSLGAPPPLWEPRPIVYVLKKI; this is encoded by the exons ATGGGCGTGAGGAAATGCTCCAAGTGTGGGAAAACAGGTCACAATTCAAGAACTTGCAGGAACAATTCATCCAAGACAGAAGAGAATTGTGGTCAAATTATGAAGCTTTTTGGTGTGGAGTTAGCAAAAGTGCCATCTACTAACCATGGATTTGGGCTTTTCAATTATAATAACACTGAACTGATTTCATCTTCCGACCAAGATTCTGACAAACTTAAGCACGTTAGAGCACTTAATCAAGGGCAGAGGAAAAAGG GTATACCATGGAGTGAAGAGGAGCATAGGTTATTTCTGGTTGGGCTTGAAAAGCTAGGAAAAGGGAATTGGAGAGGAATTTCAAGAAATTTTGTAACCACAAGAACTTCTACACAAGTAGCTAGTCATgctcaaaaatattttcttcgACGAAATAACGCCAACAAAAATAAATTCACTCCTACAGTCCTCTCCATG GTGCGGCAAAATGAAGGGCAGTTTAGCATTTACCCAACGAAAAAAGCATTGCCACAATTTTGGAGATTATTCAATAATTGTGCCACTCAAAATTCACCCTGCAGCTTGGAGCTTAGTCTCGGTGCTCCGCCGCCGCTTTGGGAACCACGCCCCATTGTGTATGTGCTCAAAAAAATATAG
- the LOC121741540 gene encoding homeobox protein ATH1-like isoform X2, giving the protein MSGTEDGLINMQTSETVGDHIVNGFVLPSTHTVGDAINKFAGQLTSRVATASDAFCGNIPSANGGAVSFSSFPQTSPFHGDDRFLEAIPLPNASIGSFPYTLIENHQEKVAVPAPLGFPLENMRYSASMNGLNAGGPSLETMLHGYGGLPFPPEVVRRVVGRTSLPLPAQPARSCHSREWPVMEQVGFGSHSHDSSQYSNELSLSLVTSRPSVLHGHFTTPHEQCCSNGVSSYSLPEHTSCSRKNHSLSFKTPQLPPLLSGSRFLEAMQEILSAIACYALENVEDVGVNVSFSSIGSSNGIEVDHTFVFQKQETSLEPKKKHLLSLLQMVDDQYSQCLDEIHTVTSAFHAVTELEPNLHACFALPTISFMYKNLRERISSHILAIGAHLEEGETRENKSFQACFIQKEWALQQLSKRNHQLLRPQRGLPETSVSVLRAWMFQNFLHPYPKDSEKHLLALKSGLTRNQVSNWFINARVRLWKPMIEEMCAEINRRKARKDDEEMEGNHRNQMRFETRRFTRD; this is encoded by the exons ATGAGTGGAACTGAAGA TGGCCTCATCAATATGCAAACAAGTGAAACTGTTGGAGATCATATAGTTAATGGATTCGTGCTGCCCTCGACTCACACAGTCGGAGATGCCATAAACAAGTTTGCTGGCCAGCTAACGAGTCGAGTTGCCACAGCAAGCGATGCTTTCTGTGGCAATATCCCGTCAGCAAATGGAGGGGCCGTGAGTTTCTCCTCGTTCCCCCAAACCAGCCCGTTTCACGGGGATGATCGGTTTTTGGAGGCCATTCCTCTCCCTAATGCATCCATTGGCTCCTTCCCTTATACCTTAATTGAGAATCATCAAGAAAAGGTGGCAGTTCCAGCTCCCCTCGGATTTCCACTTGAAAACATGAGATATAGCGCTTCCATGAACGGCCTAAATGCCGGTGGTCCCTCTCTTGAGACAATGCTCCATGGCTATGGAGGCTTGCCATTCCCACCTGAGGTCGTGAGGAGAGTGGTTGGAAGGACTAGCCTTCCTCTACCGGCCCAACCAGCTCGTAGCTGTCACTCGAGGGAATGGCCGGTGATGGAGCAAGTAGGGTTCGGTTCCCACAGTCATGACTCGTCTCAGTATAGCAACGAGCTATCTCTGAGTCTCGTGACATCACGGCCATCTGTACTACACGGGCACTTTACAACACCACACGAGCAATGCTGCTCCAATGGTGTGAGTAGCTACTCGTTGCCCGAGCATACTTCTTGCAGCCGCAAGAACCACTCGTTGAGCTTCAAAACGCCCCAACTCCCTCCATTGCTGTCGGGATCAAGGTTTCTCGAGGCCATGCAAGAAATACTTTCTGCAATAGCTTGCTACGCGCTAGAGAATGTCGAAGATGTTGGAGTGAACGTCTCATTTTCCTCAATTGGGTCCTCCAACGGGATTGAAGTGGATCACACATTTGTGTTTCAAAAGCAAGAAACAAGCCTAGAACCAAAGAAAAAGCATCTGCTATCTCTACTTCAAATG GTTGATGATCAATACAGCCAATGCCTCGATGAAATCCACACGGTCACCTCTGCATTCCATGCTGTGACGGAGCTAGAACCTAATTTGCACGCTTGTTTTGCTCTCCCCACGATCTCGTTCATGTACAAGAACCTCCGGGAGAGGATCAGCAGCCACATTCTTGCTATTGGAGCTCATCTCGAGGAGGGAGAAACGCGCGAAAACAAGTCATTTCAGGCATGCTTCATCCAGAAGGAGTGGGCTCTGCAGCAGCTAAGCAAGAGAAATCATCAACTATTGAGGCCTCAAAGAGGCCTTCCCGAAACATCTGTGTCCGTATTGAGGGCATGGATGTTTCAGAATTTCCTACACCC GTATCCAAAGGACTCGGAGAAGCACTTGCTAGCTCTGAAAAGTGGCCTAACTAGGAATCAG GTGTCGAACTGGTTTATAAATGCTCGTGTTCGACTATGGAAACCAATGATCGAGGAAATGTGTGCAGAAATTAACAGAAGAAAAGCTCGGAAGGACGATGAAGAAATGGAAGGAAACCACAGAAACCAAATGCGCTTTGAAACTAGGAGATTTACAAGAGATTGA
- the LOC121741540 gene encoding homeobox protein ATH1-like isoform X1: MLIIYIFSFGLEILEIASSKVMFEISNFFFIFLSRVLCWKSGLINMQTSETVGDHIVNGFVLPSTHTVGDAINKFAGQLTSRVATASDAFCGNIPSANGGAVSFSSFPQTSPFHGDDRFLEAIPLPNASIGSFPYTLIENHQEKVAVPAPLGFPLENMRYSASMNGLNAGGPSLETMLHGYGGLPFPPEVVRRVVGRTSLPLPAQPARSCHSREWPVMEQVGFGSHSHDSSQYSNELSLSLVTSRPSVLHGHFTTPHEQCCSNGVSSYSLPEHTSCSRKNHSLSFKTPQLPPLLSGSRFLEAMQEILSAIACYALENVEDVGVNVSFSSIGSSNGIEVDHTFVFQKQETSLEPKKKHLLSLLQMVDDQYSQCLDEIHTVTSAFHAVTELEPNLHACFALPTISFMYKNLRERISSHILAIGAHLEEGETRENKSFQACFIQKEWALQQLSKRNHQLLRPQRGLPETSVSVLRAWMFQNFLHPYPKDSEKHLLALKSGLTRNQVSNWFINARVRLWKPMIEEMCAEINRRKARKDDEEMEGNHRNQMRFETRRFTRD; encoded by the exons ATGCTAATAATTTACATTTTCAGTTTTGGTTTGGAAATTCTTGAAATTGCTTCTTCAAAAGTAATGTTTGAAATAtctaacttttttttcatttttctttctcGTGTGTTATGTTGGAAAAGTGGCCTCATCAATATGCAAACAAGTGAAACTGTTGGAGATCATATAGTTAATGGATTCGTGCTGCCCTCGACTCACACAGTCGGAGATGCCATAAACAAGTTTGCTGGCCAGCTAACGAGTCGAGTTGCCACAGCAAGCGATGCTTTCTGTGGCAATATCCCGTCAGCAAATGGAGGGGCCGTGAGTTTCTCCTCGTTCCCCCAAACCAGCCCGTTTCACGGGGATGATCGGTTTTTGGAGGCCATTCCTCTCCCTAATGCATCCATTGGCTCCTTCCCTTATACCTTAATTGAGAATCATCAAGAAAAGGTGGCAGTTCCAGCTCCCCTCGGATTTCCACTTGAAAACATGAGATATAGCGCTTCCATGAACGGCCTAAATGCCGGTGGTCCCTCTCTTGAGACAATGCTCCATGGCTATGGAGGCTTGCCATTCCCACCTGAGGTCGTGAGGAGAGTGGTTGGAAGGACTAGCCTTCCTCTACCGGCCCAACCAGCTCGTAGCTGTCACTCGAGGGAATGGCCGGTGATGGAGCAAGTAGGGTTCGGTTCCCACAGTCATGACTCGTCTCAGTATAGCAACGAGCTATCTCTGAGTCTCGTGACATCACGGCCATCTGTACTACACGGGCACTTTACAACACCACACGAGCAATGCTGCTCCAATGGTGTGAGTAGCTACTCGTTGCCCGAGCATACTTCTTGCAGCCGCAAGAACCACTCGTTGAGCTTCAAAACGCCCCAACTCCCTCCATTGCTGTCGGGATCAAGGTTTCTCGAGGCCATGCAAGAAATACTTTCTGCAATAGCTTGCTACGCGCTAGAGAATGTCGAAGATGTTGGAGTGAACGTCTCATTTTCCTCAATTGGGTCCTCCAACGGGATTGAAGTGGATCACACATTTGTGTTTCAAAAGCAAGAAACAAGCCTAGAACCAAAGAAAAAGCATCTGCTATCTCTACTTCAAATG GTTGATGATCAATACAGCCAATGCCTCGATGAAATCCACACGGTCACCTCTGCATTCCATGCTGTGACGGAGCTAGAACCTAATTTGCACGCTTGTTTTGCTCTCCCCACGATCTCGTTCATGTACAAGAACCTCCGGGAGAGGATCAGCAGCCACATTCTTGCTATTGGAGCTCATCTCGAGGAGGGAGAAACGCGCGAAAACAAGTCATTTCAGGCATGCTTCATCCAGAAGGAGTGGGCTCTGCAGCAGCTAAGCAAGAGAAATCATCAACTATTGAGGCCTCAAAGAGGCCTTCCCGAAACATCTGTGTCCGTATTGAGGGCATGGATGTTTCAGAATTTCCTACACCC GTATCCAAAGGACTCGGAGAAGCACTTGCTAGCTCTGAAAAGTGGCCTAACTAGGAATCAG GTGTCGAACTGGTTTATAAATGCTCGTGTTCGACTATGGAAACCAATGATCGAGGAAATGTGTGCAGAAATTAACAGAAGAAAAGCTCGGAAGGACGATGAAGAAATGGAAGGAAACCACAGAAACCAAATGCGCTTTGAAACTAGGAGATTTACAAGAGATTGA
- the LOC121741540 gene encoding homeobox protein ATH1-like isoform X3, with amino-acid sequence MQTSETVGDHIVNGFVLPSTHTVGDAINKFAGQLTSRVATASDAFCGNIPSANGGAVSFSSFPQTSPFHGDDRFLEAIPLPNASIGSFPYTLIENHQEKVAVPAPLGFPLENMRYSASMNGLNAGGPSLETMLHGYGGLPFPPEVVRRVVGRTSLPLPAQPARSCHSREWPVMEQVGFGSHSHDSSQYSNELSLSLVTSRPSVLHGHFTTPHEQCCSNGVSSYSLPEHTSCSRKNHSLSFKTPQLPPLLSGSRFLEAMQEILSAIACYALENVEDVGVNVSFSSIGSSNGIEVDHTFVFQKQETSLEPKKKHLLSLLQMVDDQYSQCLDEIHTVTSAFHAVTELEPNLHACFALPTISFMYKNLRERISSHILAIGAHLEEGETRENKSFQACFIQKEWALQQLSKRNHQLLRPQRGLPETSVSVLRAWMFQNFLHPYPKDSEKHLLALKSGLTRNQVSNWFINARVRLWKPMIEEMCAEINRRKARKDDEEMEGNHRNQMRFETRRFTRD; translated from the exons ATGCAAACAAGTGAAACTGTTGGAGATCATATAGTTAATGGATTCGTGCTGCCCTCGACTCACACAGTCGGAGATGCCATAAACAAGTTTGCTGGCCAGCTAACGAGTCGAGTTGCCACAGCAAGCGATGCTTTCTGTGGCAATATCCCGTCAGCAAATGGAGGGGCCGTGAGTTTCTCCTCGTTCCCCCAAACCAGCCCGTTTCACGGGGATGATCGGTTTTTGGAGGCCATTCCTCTCCCTAATGCATCCATTGGCTCCTTCCCTTATACCTTAATTGAGAATCATCAAGAAAAGGTGGCAGTTCCAGCTCCCCTCGGATTTCCACTTGAAAACATGAGATATAGCGCTTCCATGAACGGCCTAAATGCCGGTGGTCCCTCTCTTGAGACAATGCTCCATGGCTATGGAGGCTTGCCATTCCCACCTGAGGTCGTGAGGAGAGTGGTTGGAAGGACTAGCCTTCCTCTACCGGCCCAACCAGCTCGTAGCTGTCACTCGAGGGAATGGCCGGTGATGGAGCAAGTAGGGTTCGGTTCCCACAGTCATGACTCGTCTCAGTATAGCAACGAGCTATCTCTGAGTCTCGTGACATCACGGCCATCTGTACTACACGGGCACTTTACAACACCACACGAGCAATGCTGCTCCAATGGTGTGAGTAGCTACTCGTTGCCCGAGCATACTTCTTGCAGCCGCAAGAACCACTCGTTGAGCTTCAAAACGCCCCAACTCCCTCCATTGCTGTCGGGATCAAGGTTTCTCGAGGCCATGCAAGAAATACTTTCTGCAATAGCTTGCTACGCGCTAGAGAATGTCGAAGATGTTGGAGTGAACGTCTCATTTTCCTCAATTGGGTCCTCCAACGGGATTGAAGTGGATCACACATTTGTGTTTCAAAAGCAAGAAACAAGCCTAGAACCAAAGAAAAAGCATCTGCTATCTCTACTTCAAATG GTTGATGATCAATACAGCCAATGCCTCGATGAAATCCACACGGTCACCTCTGCATTCCATGCTGTGACGGAGCTAGAACCTAATTTGCACGCTTGTTTTGCTCTCCCCACGATCTCGTTCATGTACAAGAACCTCCGGGAGAGGATCAGCAGCCACATTCTTGCTATTGGAGCTCATCTCGAGGAGGGAGAAACGCGCGAAAACAAGTCATTTCAGGCATGCTTCATCCAGAAGGAGTGGGCTCTGCAGCAGCTAAGCAAGAGAAATCATCAACTATTGAGGCCTCAAAGAGGCCTTCCCGAAACATCTGTGTCCGTATTGAGGGCATGGATGTTTCAGAATTTCCTACACCC GTATCCAAAGGACTCGGAGAAGCACTTGCTAGCTCTGAAAAGTGGCCTAACTAGGAATCAG GTGTCGAACTGGTTTATAAATGCTCGTGTTCGACTATGGAAACCAATGATCGAGGAAATGTGTGCAGAAATTAACAGAAGAAAAGCTCGGAAGGACGATGAAGAAATGGAAGGAAACCACAGAAACCAAATGCGCTTTGAAACTAGGAGATTTACAAGAGATTGA